gctgTTGTACTTGTTTAACTCATTTTTCTGTCGTGTCACTTTTTTTGATGTTACTCAAATATTTATTTCCAGTGTTAATGTAATGGTGATGGTGAGACACTATTTTAGGTAACCAGAATGTCAATTACTGATACCACTTCTTTTGTACTCAGTGAAGTCCTTGGAAAGGTTATTTTTCCCCCTAGGCAGTCATATTGAAAAATGTTCCTGGTCTTTTATGAATGAACTCatgtaggaaaaaaaaaataaatcaaggGAATATTTCTTTTCTTAATATTACTTTTGCAGCATGATGTGTAAAGGAATTACCCAAAGGCAACGAAACTAGTGTTTGAATCATTAATGGAATAAAACCaagagcttaaaaaaaaaaagaattcaaTATTTTATTGCATTGTTATATAGCTGTGTAGCAAGATAAAAAGAGAAACAGTAAGTATTGCAATGTTAAGTTCAATTGGTAAAAGAAGCTTAAAAAAGTTGATTTAGTCGATGGTGTGCCAAGTGCTATAAAGCTCAACATTATTCCAAATATAGCTCAAAATTGCCCTTTTCCCCTGATTTCCAGTGAATTGTGTCCCATGATGGTGCCTTATAATTTGCAGGTTCCGAGGCCTTTTTCTCTGCAACTTAAACAAAAACTGAATAAATACATTCAAGTCATTTCCCTTTTTGAAGAGGGCTATCTATTCATGATTGTAGTTTTAAAAGTATGTGTATACACATAGCAGGTGGGATATCCACGAGTTGATATTTTGAATATTAATGTGTTCAAAATGAAATGGACTTCACGTCAGCTTAGGAGGCCATTTGCATGTGACAAGCTCTTAAACAGTGTCACAGTAGTTCTCTTGGATAGTGATTCCCTTTTCCCTTCAGTATTTATGGGGAAAACCATGGGTCAACACAGCTATAAGATCTGTTTTtcaaatgcacttaaaatgctCAACTATTCATACAAAATGGTACATAAAACAAGTTTGGCGAAGGCCTACACTAAAATGATTCTGGTGACTGAAGAGCCACAACAGTCGTTCATGAAGTGCAGTCAAGCATGGTGGAGCATTCCCACATAAGGCAATATGGTGTCAAACTAACCTCGTAGATCATGCAGGAAGCAACAACCTACTCAAGGACCACTGACGACTTGGTGGTCCGTGATTGAGCACGCGCTTAGATTTAGTGCAACGCTAAATCTGGCATCGAATACAAACAAAAAGGGTAGCATATCGTCAACTTTTTCGCTAATGTTTTCTCAGAGCACGTTGTGATGCAGCATAAAAGGCTTCTCAGCGATCAGGTACAGACATAAGGTTACACAAACGAAaggcttaaaaaaaacaaacaaccaaacaatAAAACATCCATACACATGTTCAAGTCAAgttcaggaaaaaaaaagttaCTCCAATGTCAAGTTAGgtattaaaatagttaaaagctgtaaaagttgtttttttaatcTAAAACAAAGGCCTGTGATTTGTTGGGACACAGACTGAGATCGCACCACAAAGCTGCCATCTGTTAGGTAAATTTCAAAAGGTCGCTTTGACTTTGCATAATGTAGCAGCATTTGTGTGAGTGCACTCGGTGTGTGCCGGAAGACGTGCTATTCACTGCTTTGAGGGGAAAGGTGCAGCTCCAAAGGGGTCAAGATCTATTTGTGGGGGTTGCTGAGTCCCACGTTGGATCACTAATTCAGTGAAAGGCACAGCCCCAAAGTCATCCATTTTGTTGCCATCAAATGTGGCATGGAGCGAACCAGTCCTGGATCTGCTATTGGCTGAGTGGATGTCACTTTTGTTGTCCCCCAGACCCGGGAGCTGGCCGTGGCGAACGCCGTCTTGTGGGTGAAAAGGCTTGGCGCCAAAGGGGTCCAGGACGGCCTCTTCAGCAGACAGCACTGTACCCTTGTCTTTCACTTCACTCATTGACGTGATGCTGATGTTCTCTTTGGAGGCACTGAGGAACTCGTTGCTACTTTGTGAGTCCCTCCTGCCTGCCTTTCTGTGGCGCCGGGCGCGTTCAGGGGTGCGGAAGCTTGGCTTACCGCTCTTCCTGCCGCTCGTGGGGGTGCTGTGATGACGCTTGCCGTTGCCACCGCTGGCCTCTTGTTTCGTTCGTCTCTGCCGGGATGAGAGCTTCTGGAGGCTGCGCTGTTTCGCCTTCTGCTGCTGTGGGCTTTGTGCTTCATCGAACAACACTTGGCTGAAGATATCCTCCTGGCTTCTGGAGGTGGGTCCCGTGTGGCTGGGCTGGAAGGGGGTGAAGCCAAACATGTCCACGCTGGCTGGGGATACAGGGGGTGTCTGGCCTGTGGGAGGGTCGCCACTCTTGCTTGACTTGGAGAGGTTTCTGCTGAAGGGGGCTTTGGTGAACACGTCAAACTCCTCTGTGGTGTTTTCCTGGCTTGCTTGCCTGAAGGGGGCTTGGGCAAAAACATCTACGCTTTCTGGTAACACTCTGGGCTGACCACTGCCGACGAAAGGCACGGCGCCAAAGACGTCCACGTCGCTCGTGCCAGGCATGGCCACGCTGGGTGAAGCAGGAGGGCTGATGCTGCTAGTTTCAGATTCACCTCTGCTGGTTCCCGTACCAACTGCTGAAGGCTTGTCAACTGGCAGTCTCCCTTTTGCTTTCCTCTGATCGTTGTCAGAGTCAGAGCTACGTttatcctcctcatcctcaaccTCCTCCTCAGAGTCCATGAGCAGTGGCCTCTGGCCCAGGTTCTCTGGCTCGGTGTCTTCATGCTCACTGTTCAGGccttcatcttcctccaccTCTTCATCTTCACTGCTTTTAGGCGAAGGAGGATCCGACTCAAAGTCGCTGTCTGACTCCTCCCCGGCTTTGTGAGCTAGCTGGTCAGGGGTGGAGCTCTTTTTCACAGGCTCCTCCTCCTTGGCAGGTAGCTGGACATCCTCCTCCAGTGCAGCTATGGCAACAGTGGCCTCTACATGTTGATGCTCTGTTGTGTGCACTCCAGGTCCTGGTAGAAACAGGATACAAGTGACACAGCAGTTAGCATCATGTTCTGAAATACAAACAAATGGAGACGTGCGGTGCAGTTTGACCACCACTCAAAATTGCTAGGCAGACCATTTTCATTGCCAACTCAAAATATGCTACAGTCATTTTAATGTTCCAACTGAGCGCAATTTAAAGGTAACATTGTTCCCACAAAATAAGAAAGGGATGTGTACAGATGGGCCATGTCGTAATATGGGAAGGGTTTAAGAAGAATGGAAAAGTGAAAGGGAGGGGGCTATGTTAAGGCTGAGAACACGATTACTTCATTGTTCTGTGTTGTGTAATGATGCCTCTTATCCCTTGTAAACGGAACAAAATGCTGTGGAATTTGCAAAAGCTGGATTACTGCAATATGCAATTTGTATTTCCCTAGGTGCAACCTTGAAGGCATCTTGTGTTTTAAAGACAAAGCCCAACAAATTGTGAACTAACAAAACAGAAGGCATAATGAAGGAGAATTATAGAACTCATATGGTCAAAAAGCTGCTCTTTTCCAGCAAAGCCTATTCCGTCTTGGCCACGGGAAGAACTAAAGATTTAAGAGTCCAGAAATAAGATCTACATCGCTCCAAGGAAAGCTTTTTTAAATGGCCATGTAAATAAATGGAACCCTATTCCCAAATCTGTCCATCCAAAGTAAATTGATCAAAACTTTTGTGTACAGTGATCGTAATCTATAAAAATCTATTAAAAAATATGGCAATAAAGAACTTCACAAAACAGAGGGTCCTATCTTTAtcaacataaatacacacacatatacattgcTAGTGAGCTGTTTTGCACCCCCGCATCCCCCCAGATCCTTAGTGTAGCTGGTCAGAGCCACATACCTCATGCTGTGCAGGCAGAGCGGCAAATCTGTTACCATGTAAACCCTCCAAACTGGCAGGACTAGATGAAGGGTTAGCCAAACAGTGTGTTATGTACCAGTTCGCTTATAAAAAGGGAAGCTGGAAGGAGCAGGAGGGACGTAACAAGAAAAGTAACGGGGAGGGGGAAAAAATATTCTTACGGTCTGCAGGAGAGCATGGCAGAGTAATCACGGCCAGCTCTCACAGGTGGAACAATGTGACTCCAATCATGTCCGATCCAAACCTGGAACATTCTGTGAtgggatttatttattttgagtcTGGAAAAATACTAGTAACATTAATGGAGCGGTTAAGCCTGCAGACAATGATGGGAATATAGGCAATCTAGAACACCGAACAGGGGTGGTGGTAGGATGCGCTCTGGCTGCCAAGCCCTCCTACTAGATAACACTATGTGCCTCCTGTCCATGGTCAACTAGATAACACTATATGTGCCTCCTGTCCATGGTCAACTAGCTGTTCTGTCcatattatattaaaaaaattatgaaccaCAATGCCATCTGCTATAAACCAGTGCCGTTTCATACCACACCATTATGTCAGGACACATCAGGTTTACATATCTAACCAAATTCAGTGCCTTTACtttgttttgaaaatgtatcaaTTTGTTATAATcacaatcattttaataataaatgtTATTTAGCAAAAATACATGTAGTTTATAGCTTAGTGTATAGCCAATGGTACACAAAATCACAAAGGTTATTCCTGCTTAAGAATGTGACATGTTCACAGTCTACTAGATTACCGCATGCTTCTACCATAGTCCATAGCACAAATGTGTAGAAAGTAGGTGTGTTAAAAGAATGAACTACAAATCTGGGTCAACATGTTTTACATACAGGAGTAGAACTAAAGATTCTCAAGTCCAGTTTACTTTATGGACTGAGACATGAAATTCACTTAGATGTTTAACATTACACTTATGCATGAGATAAAGACAGCCACGCTCATCATTCTAAGAGCATCTTGCTTGTGTGGTATAGAATGAATCTGATTTTGGTAACCCAGAATAAATCCCAACAGTAGTAACTCTGCTCCAGTCACAGGCCTCTTTAACAAAatcaacaaaaaaatatattgtttttagaTCAAATTTTATTTAGCATTAGCAGTTTGTGAAGAAACACATTCAGTTATACATTATGATACATGAGCATTTACATTTCTGTCTCACAGAAAGAGAACATTCTATACAACTTATCCAACTAATGTTTTTGTATAAATATATGGAAAGGAGGTCATTGAAGAGGTGGACTTGTGCTGCTGATAGAATTTAATCTCTGCTTGGCCCACGAGGCATCCTGGGCAGTTTCCCAAAAGCAACACAGCGCATGAACTGAAAGATGGCAGAGTGAGTGCAGCTATGCTAACGCTAACGTCTGACAAATCCGAACGGTGCTCCAATGTTTTTAGGATCCTGGGTAGTTAGAGCCACTCTGCACCAACAAATGTCCTATCTAGCCATAATGGCCTAAATCTTACCAAGCTTTAAGATAAAAGTACagacaatctttaaatcttcaaGTAATCACGTGTGAAGCAGAGTGGCTTCAATTAACTACGCTAACCTGCACCCATATTTCCAGTAGAaaacagatcacagatcacgACAGACAGACACCTATGATGAAAGCAACAGCTTTGACGCAAGGGCTGAAGCAGTAATGAACACAGGAATGCAGCCCTTACGGGGCCTGTAAACTAATTCCCCAGGCGCGTTATGAGCTTGGATGCTTGGTTTTCAGCACCATTTTTCGTTCCTACGTACATGCACGATTATAGTGTAAAATGTGGCTCAGCTGTCTGTCAAATCAGTTGAGGTTTTCACATTGACCcaatttaaaacaaaaaataaataatatatcgccgccccccccccccctccctcatcaGTACCTTATTCAACCAAGATGTCTCTGAGAATGGCTGTCTTTATCCAACATAAAATGACATAAGTAAACAATCAAATGATAGAACGGGTACCAGACATGGTGATGCTGGTGTTATGAGATGAAAAAGTAAGAAGACTAGGAGTCCAGCACATGGACTCAAAACTGGATGGTTGACTTACCTTTGGCCAAAGAAAGTCTTAGTTAACAATGTATGTTGAGCACCTATGGGAACTCTTTCCAGTCTACTCAATAGTGGGCCTGTCTCCCAACACAGTTTGAATCTAATCCTATAATAGAACTGTATTTCAATAGAGAATCCCAGAATGATTTAATCCAAAACTAGGCTTAATCTGCATGCAGAAAACAAGCCATATATTTTCACATTTGAGTCGATGAGTTATTTATGCATCAGGATCGAGCTGTTTGCTGCTTAGAAAAATGAGAAAGCAGCAATGAAGTGTAGTGATGCATTCACCTCGCTTTTCCAAGCACTAACACCAGAAGGTCCCTGCATTCTCAGACACAGCCTGGTTCTACGGCATATGCTAACAAGCGATCAAGAAGAAGTGAATGCACGCTAGCATGGGCTACACAGCAAAGCGTCACATTTCACGAGggggaaacaaaaaacaaaacaccccaCACAGGAAAATGAGGATGGAGCACATGTAGTTCCATTTGCAGATCCAGCAGTCCTCCGATTGTGTATCTAAACTCAAGCTAATGAACCTGCCTATGTTCTCCAAAGTTCCCTAAATTGGCAAAGTATTTtcacagtttaaaaaaaagacagaaagaagaaaaagaaaaaaaaacagggcTCAATCAGGGAATCAAAGCCAATTTTAACACTGGAGAGTAGCTTGTGATTAACTCTAGGAGAAATTGGCATGTTTGCCACAAGTAAACACAGTGGCTATGAAGATCTCTGGAAGTGTTTTATTAAGTGAGATCCATTAGCATGTACCTGAGAAATCTTGGCTTCTGCCTCAATAACCAATGAAGTAAAAAACCTACAAAAACAACccccaaaataaaacaaaacaaaaaataaaaaaaaacagctaatTGAGATAAACCCATGAACGCAAATCAGTTTGTTCAAGAATTAAGAGTTAACTATTCTTTCATGTCAAACTGATGCAATTTAGCATGGAGACGCCAAACTGAATGGCTCCAACATATTGACTCATGTTATAAGCATTTGGGTTGCATTTCCCTTTCATTTAAAGTCACTATTATTCTTTCTCTATTCTAATAAAAAGGGTCGTCACCTATGCTGCAGTCTAGAAAAGGCTCAAGTCAGTGATCTACTGCATCTAAACAATCTCTAGGCTACTTACATTTTAAGTGCTTACAGAGTCATTTAGTGGATAAAGGCGTAAAAGTGAAGTCTTCCAACAACACTAAAGTGCAAAGGCCTCCTCAACAAAAACAGGCAGAACCAGGTCATGAAGCATGGTGGCACTAGACAGCCCTGTGCTAGTTTGGGCCTGCAGTATATGGCCTTATGCAGGTAACATAAGACAAGCAGCCATACAACTTAGGTCCTTTAGGTGgaataaaacattaaaagaaagacTGAAGAAATTTGGTACTTTGATTGCGATGGTCTATATCTGTCTTGCAGTGCTTCTAATTGTTTTCAGGGTGGGAAGGGGTTCTCTAGAGCATCACACCGCATGCAGTCTGTGGAGGATATGCCTATTGCTTTGTCTGCCCTACAGAGACCTGGTCCACTGCTCTACATATAGATTAACATTCACAGTGCCACCTGCTGCCTGTCGACCTATGTTACAAACACAGATGCTTATATACTCTTTAAAGTACTTTGAATCCCGCCTCACTCCCGACTCCAAAGGTAACTGTGTGTCACACTGTCGCATCCAGAGAGTGGAAGGAGGAAGACGTGACGACTGGGATTTGGGCTGGGGGTGACCAAGATGGGATAATAACAGGGCATTTTGTGGTCAGGTTCTTTCGACTGGGGTATGGAGTGGAACAGTTAGTCCCTTTGTCTGAGGGGAGGGATACTAACAGGGAACCTTGTGGTCAGGCTCTTTGACTGAGGGGAGGGATACTAACAGGGAGTCGTGTGATCGGGCTCTTTGACTGAGGGGAGGGATACTAACAGGGAGTTGTGTGGTCAGGCTCTTTAACTCAGGGCAGGGTGGGTGAGCCAGCCACTAGAACTTGCCTGCGTTGGCCACGAAGGGCACAGAGCCGAAGAGGTCCTCAGGGAGCAGGGGCcgcagcgccccctgctgcctGTCTGTGCCACCAGCCTCTACACTGGCAGCTCTCTCCACTGGTTTCTCTGAGGGGAGGAAGTGGGAAGACAGAGGCATTACAGTGGGTATACCATGAGGCACACATGCCCTCTGCTGGAGAGGGAGTGTAATTATAATAACGGTGGTAAAGTAATACGATGAGAAGAAGCCTGGCAACACTTGCTTGCTCGCAGAAGGTCAAACTCCCTGTCCAGCAGTTCCTCTTCTGTCAGCTTGGAGAAGTTGTCCTCTCCAAAGGGGTTCCAGCCAGACATGTCAGGAGGGTTTGTGCCAGGCTGAAGACTGGGGCTGACCATCTCCGACACGGGCATGGCCATCCTGTCAGGGATGACAAACATGAGAAAAGCACTACAACGTCGAACATGACGGCGTCTGCGAGTCTTTAAGTGTTTCTGTGGGTGGGCTGTAACATGATtaaaaggagagggggaggggcagctaCCTGGCGTTGGCGAATGGTGGGTCTCCAGGGGAGGGACCAGCGGGGCTGTAGGAGCCCAGGGGGGCCTGGAACTCCAGGGGGGAGATGTAGGGCACCTGCTGGGCTAGAGCACACTGCTGTTGCTGGGCTGCGAAGGCCTGTTGGTACTGGTGCAGCTGCTGAAGGGAAAGCAGACAGTGACCAGGCTGTACTGAGAAGACACGATGGACGTGATGGTCTACAGTGACGATGTAGGTGGGGTATTCTCATGACCTAATGATGACATCTCTCTcccacagacatgcacatgtgCAGGCACGCCTACATACACACGCATTCTTTTAGATGGGAGTAATGAGTATTCAAAGACAATTGGGGCAAACAATACAATTCAAATGTACTACAAACTTAATGTATTAAACTAAAAGCTTTCAGAATAATTTTCCCCACTAAAATACTAAacttacaaacaaatgtgttTGCGGTGGTGTAGGTGGGAAGCCTCTTTTTGATCTGAAGTGACCATTATGGACACAGAGACAGTCAGACAGTGACAGATAACCCCTTGCTTTTCCCTACAGTGTAATTGCTTCATATGTTACGATTTAACACAGAGAATCGGTCGATTTCACCCCCCATTCAATCCCCTGATGGCTTCGCATGGAGCAGATTGCATCTGAAATTAAACAGATGGTAACCATTCGGTGGAAAACGAGCTAAAAATTGCACCGCCTTAACATTATGTATTTAGAGAGAGTCCGTTAGCGGCGCTTCCATGTTTTGCGTAAATACATTTGGGAGGAATTACTGACGGACGCGACCGACCGGCATGGACCTGCGCTCAGGAGTCTGCTGGCACCCAGCGCTGCTGCAGGGTGCGTGGCCAAATTAGTAGTTGATGCAGCGTGGTGCAATCCAACTGGAATTTTCTAATCTGAATAATATACACAGACATTTGTATACTGATGACTCGACCCAAAACATGCTCCCTTTAATGTCCCACAACAGGGCCCACACCAGAGGTATTTAAACCGGACTGGGATCGAGGCAGAAGCGAGAAATGTGTATCTAACTGTGGATCTAAAGACGGTCCCTAGAAGAGGGTGGGCGAGGGTGTGGCCCGGGGTCCAGGCGGGCGCTCACCAGGGCGCTGTAGTGCTGCGGAGGGTGATACAGGGACTGCTGCTGGAACATCTGCTGCATCTGCAGGTTCTGCTGCATGGCCTGCTGATACtgacagacagagagcgagagagagacagagcgttTACTATTTTCCCCCCtaataaatgtacttaagtatgaagaaagaaagaaagaaaaaaaaaaacaaacaatctTAGCAACATTCAAAAGTTCTTTAATTGACTCTAAAAACATGCATTTCACCACAGAATGATATTGTAGCTTGATCTATGCATTTTGTATTGTCCAGACTGGTGTGTGTCTAATCTTCAATTAACACCAAAACAATTACGACATTTAAAGTTGTCAGAACAGCATACTGGGCCCATTTCCTTTGGCAAAACCGACGGGGCAGAGCAGGAGCCCTGTGACGCTAACATGGAGCAGCCACAAGGCCGTGTGAGGAGAGAGCTGCTTAAGAGCTGTCTGCAAACAGCTGCGCTAGGCCATCTGACCCATTAACAGAGCAAGGCACGATTAACCAGCTGACAACCTGCTGTGCTCCCCAACACATGCTGCTCATTctccactcaaacacacagcccACAGCGCCATCTGTCTGCATGCACCTGAAATGAATACACAAGGACCCTTCTCAAGACAAACGTGACAAGCCAAATAAACTCATTTGATCATTTTTAAACTGCAGGCCAAAATGCCACAAAGTACCTGTTGTGCAATGGCACATGCCAGTGATTGATACAGGGGTTTAAAAAATTATAATTCAGAACAAGGACAGTAGCAGCACAGAACCCTGCAAGAATGCCGAAGTTCAGTCAGACAGGGAGAGCGTTCGTTGAGTAGTGGCAGTGAAGGAAACTGGGGAAAAGATGAAAACCCAAGGGGAAGGACCACGACATATCAGCAGAGCAGAAGCAGCAGCGTGGAACTGAATGGCACTGCATGTCCGAACTAGCAAACTACAGCAAGACACGGAACAGGGAAAGGGTGAGTTTAGAGCACTAGTGGAACAGCGATGGTGTAGGAGGCTCTCTCTCCGTGATGGGGAGATGGTGTAGGAGGCTCTCTCTCCGTGATGGGGAGATGGTGTAGGAGGCTCTCTCTCCGTGATGGGGAGATGGTGTAGGAGGCTCTCTCTCCGTGATGGGGAGATGATAGGTTGTGGACATTTATCCCAGCTCTCCGCTTTTTACAGACAAGCACACAGTGTTCTCAGGAAGCGGCCGCCTGGTCTGGAGAGTGTGGAGAAACCTGACCCAGGGCTAGCTAGGCTGCTCTCCCCGGCGCTGGAGAGGAAGTGGGTCGGGACAGATGTGCAATCGTCGAGCCTTTGGGAGCGTGGGAGGAATGAGCCCTGGACCAGATGGTAGTCGCCTAGGAACCCCAATGATTCAGCCATGTTCACAGAGAGTAACTGGGATT
The genomic region above belongs to Brachyhypopomus gauderio isolate BG-103 chromosome 3, BGAUD_0.2, whole genome shotgun sequence and contains:
- the bmp2k gene encoding BMP-2-inducible protein kinase isoform X1, whose amino-acid sequence is MKKFSRMPKSESGGLGGGSGSGTGGSNFVGRVFIIGRYQVTVDELIAEGGFSMVFLARSHSGVRCALKRMYVNNVPDLNVFKREITIMKELSGHKNIVTYLDSTINAVGDSVWEVLILMEFCKAGQVVKQMNQRLHAGFSEAEVLAIFCDACEAVARLHQCKTPIIHRDLKVENILLSDQGNYVLCDFGSATHKLLHPLRDGVTAVEEEIKRYTTLSYRAPEMINLYQGKAITTKADIWALGCLLYKLCFFQLPFGESQVAICDGSFSIPDSSKFSFKLHCLIRYMLEPDQEKRPDIYQVSYFAFRLAGKECPVPNLCSSPVPTSLPEPLTASDIAAKKSQTKARITEAAGPTETSIAPRQRPKAAGGGVLPLPNSVTPVKMTTPSAPVPNGQRAPGSGQQAAVQMQASNQQNRVLQQLQPGDLRLQQFQHQQQQSMHHQHQQQQSMHHQHQQQQSMHHQHQQQQSMHQQQQQQQQSMHHQQQVNAQQLQYMQYQQAMQQNLQMQQMFQQQSLYHPPQHYSALQLHQYQQAFAAQQQQCALAQQVPYISPLEFQAPLGSYSPAGPSPGDPPFANARMAMPVSEMVSPSLQPGTNPPDMSGWNPFGEDNFSKLTEEELLDREFDLLRAKKPVERAASVEAGGTDRQQGALRPLLPEDLFGSVPFVANAGPGVHTTEHQHVEATVAIAALEEDVQLPAKEEEPVKKSSTPDQLAHKAGEESDSDFESDPPSPKSSEDEEVEEDEGLNSEHEDTEPENLGQRPLLMDSEEEVEDEEDKRSSDSDNDQRKAKGRLPVDKPSAVGTGTSRGESETSSISPPASPSVAMPGTSDVDVFGAVPFVGSGQPRVLPESVDVFAQAPFRQASQENTTEEFDVFTKAPFSRNLSKSSKSGDPPTGQTPPVSPASVDMFGFTPFQPSHTGPTSRSQEDIFSQVLFDEAQSPQQQKAKQRSLQKLSSRQRRTKQEASGGNGKRHHSTPTSGRKSGKPSFRTPERARRHRKAGRRDSQSSNEFLSASKENISITSMSEVKDKGTVLSAEEAVLDPFGAKPFHPQDGVRHGQLPGLGDNKSDIHSANSRSRTGSLHATFDGNKMDDFGAVPFTELVIQRGTQQPPQIDLDPFGAAPFPSKQ